In Castanea sativa cultivar Marrone di Chiusa Pesio chromosome 6, ASM4071231v1, a single window of DNA contains:
- the LOC142638380 gene encoding serine/threonine-protein kinase ZRK1-like has product MQRSWLRDLFFNRRRKQRKQRKQRERAFVENGGKLLEKLIVCCNGKPIPIRTFSAQQLRQATNNYSEHLGKYWYKGSFEGRIILTRHSSNDLAINDLVISAQMSAHSNVLKPVGCCLETPFPIFVYEFAANGFLADRIYVSRVTQGHHQPMVWERRLKIARQIAHAISYFHTAFRRPVIYMAIDMENIFLDESDVPKLSNFLVSVSIPEGETDVEVYHGFRNLRFCSPELKATGKVNEKSDVYSFGWFLLELLTGEDSYNITRLTIDEDSTLVAYTHDRALSSSINEIVDPTILAEDGEGGATLEQQLQAFLDLASSCTEEDPQRRPTMVDVTKQLRRIERFTQNG; this is encoded by the exons ATGCAGAGGAGTTGGCTGAGGGACCTTTTCtttaatagaagaagaaaacaaagaaaacaaagaaaacaaagagagagggCATTTGTTGAGAATGGAGGCAAGTTACTTGAGAAGCTGATTGTCTGTTGCAATGGCAAGCCTATTCCCATCCGTACCTTCTCCGCTCAACAGCTCCGCCAAGCAACCAACAACTATTCTGAACATCTGGGAAAGTATTGGTACAAGGGTTCTTTTGAAGGACGAATTATTCTCACTAGGCATTCTTCAAACGATTTAGCCATCAATGATTTAGTGATTTCTGCACAAATGAGTGCTCACAGCAATGTATTAAAGCCCGTAGGGTGTTGTCTCGAGACTCCATTTCCCATTTTTGTGTATGAATTTGCGGCCAATGGTTTCCTTGCTGATCGTATTTATGTCTCACGTGTTACTCAAGGACATCATCAGCCGATGGTGTGGGAGAGAAGGTTAAAGATTGCAAGGCAGATTGCTCATGCAATTTCTTATTTCCATACTGCCTTCCGAAGACCTGTCATTTACATGGCTATAGATATGGAAAATATCTTCTTAGATGAAAGTGATGTTCCCAAATTGTCCAACTTTTTAGTTTCTGTATCAATTCCCGAAGGTGAAACTGATGTGGAAGTTTATCACGGCTTTCGGAATTTAAGGTTCTGCTCCCCTGAGCTTAAAGCAACAGGCAAGGTAAATGAGAAATCTGATGTATATAGTTTTGGTTGGTTTCTTCTAGAACTTTTAACTGGAGAGGATTCTTATAATATAACCCGATTGACAATTGATGAAGATTCTACCTTAGTAGCATACACACATGACCGTGCTCTAAGTAGTTCCATAAACGAGATTGTGGATCCTACAATCTTGGCAGAAGATGGGGAAGGAGGTGCTACTTTAGAGCAGCAATTGCAAGCTTTCCTAGACCTTGCCTCATCATGTACAGAGGAAGACCCACAAAGAAGGCCAACTATGGTGGATGTCACCAAACAACTCAGGCGAATTGAGAG GTTCACACAGAATGGGTGA